Genomic window (Campylobacter ureolyticus ACS-301-V-Sch3b):
GACCAAATTTATCAGACATAGCACCAAATGGAATTTGAAAAATCATCTGCATAAGCGCATAAATTCCTATCGCAACTCCAGCAAGCATTGTGTTTGAATTGTTTAAATTTGAAGCATAAAGTCCAAAAACTGGAAGTATTATAAAAAGTCCAAAAAACCTACTTCCAACAACAAATGATAGCGACAAAACAGTTTTTAACATATAATTTCCTTAAATTAAAAACGCCTATTTTATCATAACTCTTAAAATGAATTAAAAATTTAGATAAAATTAGAACTTATTTTTTAAAAAAGGAATAAATTTATGAAAATAATCCTAGCAACGCACAATATGGACAAAGTAAAAGAGATAAAAGATTTTTTAAAAACTTATGAAATTTATGCTTTAAATGAAATTTTAACACCTTTTGAGATAGAAGAAACTGGAAAAACTTTTAAAGAAAACGCACTTATTAAGTCAAAGGCTATTTTTAATGCATTAGATAAAAAGCAAATTAATGATTTTATTACTTTAAGTGATGATAGTGGAATTTCCTTGCCTATTTTAGGTGGAAAACCAGGAATTTACTCAGCTAGATTTTCTGGCATTAACGCAACAGATCAAAGCAATAGAACAAAACTAATAAATGAATTAAATGCTTTAAATTTAAGCAAAACACCAGCATTTTACACAGCCTGTATTGCAATATCTTCAAAATTTGGAGATTATACAACTCATGGATTCATGCATGGATTTGCCATAAATGAAGAAAGAGGAAATAACGGTTTTGGGTATGACTTTATGTTTATTCCAAATGGATTTAATAAAACTGTTGGTGAAATTGACAAAGAAACAAAACTTAAAATTTCACATAGAAGCAGGGGTTTGGAGCTTATGAAACATATCTTAAAAGTGCTTGAAAAAAGATACTAAATTTAATTTATTTTTATTAAATTTAAGAAAATAAGGCTAAAATAGTCTAAATTATTTTTGTGATAAAACTATTAAGGATTAGATGGAATTTATGGATTTTGAGTTTATAAAAGAGTTTTCGCCGATGTTTGTTAAAGCGGCTATTTTAACGATAAAACTTGCATTTTTAGGTATATCAATAAGTATAATAATTGGACTTTTTATAGCATGGATAAAAGCCCATAAATTTAAACTTTTAAGTAGAATTTGCGATATTTATATAGAAATTTCAAGAAATACTCCACTTTTGATACAGCTTTTTTTCTTATATTTTGCTCTTCCAAAGCTTGGATTAAAACTTGATGGATTTGAGTGTGCGGTTATAGGTCTTTCTTTTTTAGGTGGAAGCTATATGGCTGAGAGTTTTAGACTTGGTTTTGAAGCAGTTGAAAAGGCCCAAGTTGAAGCAGGTTTAAGCTTAGGTCTATCTAAAAATCAAGTTATTTTTTATGTCATCTTACCACAAGCATTTAGGATAAGCCTAGCTTCAATTTCTGCAAATATAATATTTTTAATAAAAGAAACTTCGGTTGTTAGCGTTGTAGCGCTTGCGGATTTAGTATATGCTGCAAAAGATATTATGGGTATTTATTATATGACAAATGAGGCTTTATTTATGCTAGTTATTTCATATTTAATAATCATTTTGCCAATTTCACTAGCTCTTACACTTTTAGAAAAAAGGTTAAGCTATGTTTGATGTCATACTAAATGAAACAAATTTTTTACGTCTTATGGCTGGACTTTGGATCACAGTTAAAATTTCACTTATTTCTATCATAATATCACTCATTGGCGGACTTATTTTGGGTGTTTTGATGAGTTCAAAAAACAAAATTATTTATATAATACTAAAAATTTGTCTTGAAATAGTCCGCATTATGCCACAACTTGTTTGGCTTTTTATAGTTTATTTTGGGCTAAGTTCGATTTTTTCCTTTTCTGCCATAACAGCTTCAATCGTAGTTTTTAGCATTTGGGGTGTTTTTGAAATGATGGATTTAGTAAGAGGTGCGGTTTTAAGCATACCAAAGCACACTTTTGAAAGTGCAGCAAGCCTAGGACTCAAAAAATTTCAAATTTATATTTATGTCATAATCCCACTAGCACTTAGACGCCTTATCCCAGGAGCTATAAACCTACTTAGCAGAATGATAAAAAGCACTTCAATAGTTGTTTTAATAGGCGTTGTAGAAGTTTTAAAAGTCTCTCAACAAATAATAGAGCTAAATTTACTTACAAATAACTATGCCCCTTTAATCGTATATGGATTTGTATTTTTCCTATATTTTGCGATTTGCTATCCAGTATCAAAGCTATCAAAAATTCTAGAAAATAGGTGGAATTAATGTTTCAAGAAAAGATTGTTGAAAGCTCAATTAAAAACTTAGATGAAAATAAGCTTTTAAAAGCCTATGAAGAGTTTAAGAAATTTCAAGATAAAAAAGATGCAATAAAAACTTTTAAAGAAGAAGTCTATCAAGATGGTTTTTTAAAAGATGTTTTTGAAAACGCTCTTGGCTATACTCTTGATACCACAAATCCTGAAAATTTTAACCTAAAAAGAGAGATGAAAAATGAAACCGACGCTAAAAAAGCAGATGGCGTAATCATCGTAAATAACGA
Coding sequences:
- the rdgB gene encoding RdgB/HAM1 family non-canonical purine NTP pyrophosphatase — translated: MKIILATHNMDKVKEIKDFLKTYEIYALNEILTPFEIEETGKTFKENALIKSKAIFNALDKKQINDFITLSDDSGISLPILGGKPGIYSARFSGINATDQSNRTKLINELNALNLSKTPAFYTACIAISSKFGDYTTHGFMHGFAINEERGNNGFGYDFMFIPNGFNKTVGEIDKETKLKISHRSRGLELMKHILKVLEKRY
- a CDS encoding amino acid ABC transporter permease: MDFEFIKEFSPMFVKAAILTIKLAFLGISISIIIGLFIAWIKAHKFKLLSRICDIYIEISRNTPLLIQLFFLYFALPKLGLKLDGFECAVIGLSFLGGSYMAESFRLGFEAVEKAQVEAGLSLGLSKNQVIFYVILPQAFRISLASISANIIFLIKETSVVSVVALADLVYAAKDIMGIYYMTNEALFMLVISYLIIILPISLALTLLEKRLSYV
- a CDS encoding amino acid ABC transporter permease, encoding MFDVILNETNFLRLMAGLWITVKISLISIIISLIGGLILGVLMSSKNKIIYIILKICLEIVRIMPQLVWLFIVYFGLSSIFSFSAITASIVVFSIWGVFEMMDLVRGAVLSIPKHTFESAASLGLKKFQIYIYVIIPLALRRLIPGAINLLSRMIKSTSIVVLIGVVEVLKVSQQIIELNLLTNNYAPLIVYGFVFFLYFAICYPVSKLSKILENRWN